The genomic stretch AAATTCAAGGGGATCCATATACATTTCTTACTAATGGCTGGATCTGTGAAAAGGAAATTGGCAGAATGAGGGTCACACCAGACGTTGAATTCTGCAGACAAGTGTATATTGGCATTACCCACGCCATGGAATCCGCCTCCCATGATAGAGATGTAAGAGATTTTGTCTATCAAATAGGGCCTTTCTTTTAATAGAGTTGCAATACCTGTTGTGGGTCCCGTGCAGACGAAGTTGAAAGCAAGGCCCTTTGAATGGCAGTGATTGATTTTCTCTTCGATGGCATCCAGGTATGACACGGATGACAGCTCGAATTGAGGTTCGGGCAAGAGATCTGTGCCGTCCAGTCCAGTTTCGCCGTGTATCCCCGGAGCATAATGGGGCAATCTGACCCAAGGTCTTGTAGCACCTTGATACACTTCGAAGCCACAATTGTACTTGTTGAAACAGGTGATCAAGGACCGGGCATTATATTCAGTTCTTTCGATGGGGGCATTACCGTAGGAAGCAGAAATGCCTAGCAATTCGAAGGCTGGATGGAAGCAGGATAGCAACATGGCCACAGCGTCGTCATGGCCTGGATCGCAGTCCAGCCAAATGGGGATCTGTAGTTGAGCAGCTGGTGTTGTTTCGGTCATGGTAGAGGGTGTGGTTGTGGTTGTATTGGTGTGGTTGTATTGGTGTGGTTGTATGTGCGGGGACCTGGGCGGTTAGCAACAGCAAAGAGCCGTTGCTATATAGTCTTAGGggattagaaaatataaaaaaagtgCCATTGTAGACGCGCGTCACGGGGAAAACGGCCGGGCTTGGGAATGTGCTGACAAATCCGTCACGTGGCGTAGATCCCTTTTCCCTTGCCCCTATCACTTTCCCCAACAAACAAACACA from Henningerozyma blattae CBS 6284 chromosome 4, complete genome encodes the following:
- the URH1 gene encoding trifunctional uridine nucleosidase/nicotinamide riboside hydrolase/nicotinic acid riboside hydrolase (similar to Saccharomyces cerevisiae URH1 (YDR400W); ancestral locus Anc_5.492) encodes the protein MTETTPAAQLQIPIWLDCDPGHDDAVAMLLSCFHPAFELLGISASYGNAPIERTEYNARSLITCFNKYNCGFEVYQGATRPWVRLPHYAPGIHGETGLDGTDLLPEPQFELSSVSYLDAIEEKINHCHSKGLAFNFVCTGPTTGIATLLKERPYLIDKISYISIMGGGFHGVGNANIHLSAEFNVWCDPHSANFLFTDPAISKKCIWIPLNLTHKAIATKSIVHDLFDAPMKRGTTIKPLMKDLFAYFGKAYKNQEGFQNGPPIHDPLALLPLLDFYGDSSTINFIYKRLDVIVNYSSENDPDLGKCSIVNEYARDSSLGVIVGVGLNFTRFWNDIKICVEYCEANQ